The genomic region AATAGTACAGATAGGAAAGGGACTATTGCTCATGAAATGGGGCATGCTTTTGGATTAGCTCACAACAACTCAAATCCATATGCTATCATGTGTCAACTAGGATATGGTAGAAAAGTAAGCAATTCACAAGCTGATGATCTCCATGGCATTAATTATCTGTACTAATTTGGAAAGGGAGTGGAAATATGAAAAAAATGCTCTTCGGTGTGATTGCCTTTATCATTTTAGGAACAACTTTTTATATAAATGATAGTCATTTTAACATCCAAAATGAACCCCTAACCGTTTCTGCCAAATCGGTAGCGGTAGAGGAAAATAGATTAGAGGAAGTAACAAGAAATGAAAGTATCGAAGAAGTCGTGACAGAAGTGGATTTTGAGAAGATATATAACAATGTCGAGGAACTTATGGAAGATGCAACAGTCATTATTGAAGGAAAGGTTTTAGAAACAAGCTCTGTTCATCATGAAGTTGGGGAAGATCGTGTTGTATTTACGAAAGTAAACGTAAAAGTTTCAAAAGTATATACTGGAGATGTAAAAGCAGGGCAAGAGCTTACGTTTATTGAACCTGGTGGAATGATTACAAAAGAAGCAGCAGGTGTTGGGAAAAAATTTAAAGATTATCCAAAAGAAAAATTAAAAGAACAGGTGAAGGTTGTTTTTAATGGTGTACCCAATATGGAAAAAAATGATAAGGTGTTATTGTTTGGTGTGAAATCTGATTTTCCGTTATTGGAAGAAGAACATTATGGGATTTTAGGAGCTCATCAAGGAAAATTTAACATCAAAAACGGCAAGGCTGCTAGATATGTTCCTGACAGTATGGATAACTATTTATCGTTAGAGATGGATGAACTTGATGTGGATGAAAAAATAAAGAAATTATTGAAAGAAAAAGATAAGTAACACTTTAATGAGTAATAATTCCACCGTTATGAGGTGGATTTTTTTTGTTAGGCTCTATCCTAAAATAACTGTGGATAACTTTTGATGTTATTTTATTCATCGATGTGCCAATGGCAATTGACATGAATGTCTGTTAAACGATACTGTTGATATTTATACATTACGCTTGTGGCGGACGCTTTCCGCGGGGAAGCCGTAAGCCGCTTCCCTCGCTACGCTCAAGTAAGTGTCTTGCGGCTTCTTGTTCCCGCTGGAGTCGCCGCCTTTAAAAATAAAACAGCCTTTTGTTATATAAAGTACATTATTTGGACCGATTGAATTTTCTATGAAAACACGAAAAAAATATTTGACTTCTCTACTTAATCGTATTAAAGTAATAAAAGTGTAAGTTGAATAGTGGTAGTGAAGTCTTCTTATCAAGAGAGATGGAGGGACTGGCCCGAAGAAGTCTCGGCAGCGGACTCATTTATTGAGTGCTGTGCCAAATCCAGCAAGCGGATGCTTGAAAGATAAGAAGAGTGTTACTTATGTATAAACATAAGGCCTCTTCTTATTAAAAAGAAGGGGCTTTTTTCATACCTATATTGGCCGAACACTTACATTTGAGACATACAAGATAGGAGTGAACAAGTTGGAAAAGAAGCAAGGAAGTGTGTTGGCGTTATTCCCGTTAGTGGTGTTTTTATCATTGTTCATTGGTTCAGGAGTAATGACTGGAGATTTTTATCAATTGCCGGTGTTAGTAGCGGCTTTACTTGCTAGTGCTGTGGCGTTAGTGATGAACCGAAAAGAATCGTTTGGTGTCAAAGTTGAGCGTTTTGCCAAGGGAGCTGGACACCCGGATATTATGATTATGGTGTTGATTTTCTTATTAGCCGGGGCTTTTTCTGCGACGGCTAAAGGAATGGGGGCTGTGGAATCAACGGTTAATTTAGCATTATCAGTATTGCCTCAAAATATTATGATCGCTGGATTGTTTGTAATAGCGGCCTTTATTTCGTTATCGATGGGGACATCGATGGGAACGATTGCTGCCCTTGCACCGATTGGCGTCGGTATAGGGGAGCAAACCGGGATTTCGTTATCCGTTGCGATGGCAGCGGTTGTAGGTGGTGCCATGTTTGGTGATAACTTGTCCATTATTTCCGATACAACAATTGCTGCCGTTCGTTCGCAACAAACGAAAATGAAAGACAAGTTTAAAACAAACTTTTTTATTGTGTTACCAGCAGCTATTGTGACGATTTTACTTTTCATTTTTGTCACAAGCAGTCAAGAAGTACAAGTGACCATCGGTGAATTCCAATGGGTTAAAGTGTTACCATATGTAGGTGTGCTGATTGCTGCGATTGCAGGTGTGAACGTCATCGCGGTGTTAGCCGGTGGGATCGTTCTTGCTGGAGCAATTGGCTTGGTCGATGGTAGTTATACATTGTCAACTTTTGTAGGCAAAGTGGCTGAAGGATTAAACGGCATGGCGGAAATCGTTATTTTAACGATGTTGATTGGTGGTATCGTAGAAATCATTAAACATAACGGTGGCATTCAATTTTTACTCAACCTGGTGTCTAAAAATGTCCGTTCGCCAAAAGGAGCTCAATTTAGTATCGCTGGTTTGGTGAGTGCGACCAATTTCGCGACAGCCAACAACACGATTTCTATCATTGTAGCGGGTCCGCTAGCAAAACAAATTGCAGATCAATACGACATTGATGCCCGAAAATCGGCAAGTATTTTAGACATTTTTTCTTGTGCCATTCAAGGAATCATTCCATACGGCGCACAGTTGTTAGTTGCTGCGCAAATGGCGTCGTTATCACCGCTTGAAATTATTCCGTTTTCGTTCTATCCGATGTTAATCGCTCTTTGCGGTGCTTTAGCGATTGTATTTAATTTTCCTTCTGTAAAGGCGAAACCCGTACAATCCACGAAAGAGGTATATTTAAATAACTAATGTGTAGCAAGACTAATCTTCCTTTAAGTAGGGAGGTTAGTCTTTTTTTAACCTGTCTGAATGGGGAACGAACGTACTTCTAAACAAATCAATTGTCTACTAAACAGGAATTTTATATATTCTTATTAAACTACCAAAAGTTAGGAGGTTAATAAATGATTCGCCGTATGACACAAAGAGATATCCCGGCTGTACAGCATGTAGCTAGAGAAAGTTGGCATGCTACTTATGCAGGGATCATTCCAAAACACGTGCAGGATGATTTTTTACATAACGCGTATTCTGATGAGCAAATGGTGCGGAGATTACAACATTCCCATCTTTGGGTGGCGGAAAAAGATGGGGAGGTTGTCGGTTATGCGAACTTTTCTCCTGTCACCGATGGAAAAGTCGAGCTCGGAGCGATTTATTTGTTACCAGCATACCAAGGACAAGGAATCGGAACGGCTTTATTAAATCGAGGATTACAAGAACTACTTGATGTAAAAGAGGTATGGGTGAACGTTGAAAAGCAAAATCGAATTGGCCGAACATTTTATGAAGCAAAAGGATTTCAATTGGTCAAAGAATTTACCGAAGATTTTGCCGGGCATCAATTGCAAACGGTTCGAATGGTGCTTAAGGTAAATGGAAAAAAGAGCTGACCAATACAGCAGCTCTTTTTAATAATACTTAAATTCACTTTTTACTTTTGCCGTAATGTCGAGCGTGCCTGGTGAAATGGGCGTGATTTCTTCATAGGTATCGTAAGTGGCTGCTTTGACGAGTGTTAGGGGACGATCTTCTGTCAGCTCAGTGATGGAAATAGGTGTCTCATCTAACGTGACTCGAATGGCGGAAACAATCGCTCGAGCTTTTTTGAATGACTGATGAACTGCTTGTATGAGCGCTTGTTGATAGTACTGTTCCGGTTGTGAGACGAGAAATTGAATGTTGCCGATTTGATTCGCACCTTGCTGGACGGCTGTATCAAGGATCGTCCCTACCATCGTTAAATCGTTGATGGTTACTTCAACGAGGTTGACGACTTCATATCCGCGGAAAATCCGTTTCCCATCCACATAATCGTATTGTGGAGTGATACGGTACTGAGACGTTTGGATGTCGTCACGAGGGACTCCAAGATTGACGATTGATGTGATGACTTGATTCATACGGACGGCATTTTCCTGTTGGGCGGATTGAACATTTTCGTTGGTTGTACTTACACCTAAAGTGAGTTTCGCTTGATCAGGTTGAGCGGTCACTGTTCCTTCGCCATAAACAAGGAGCGTTCGTTTTTTTCGTCCATCCTCTTTTTTTACAGTAGGTGGATAATACATTGGCGTCCTCCTTTCATGAAATATGCTATTAAATCATTATATGTGCCAATGCCTCTGTATTTTCGAAAAGAAAAAAAGAAGAGGAATACCTCCTCTTCTAGCGAATGTTGACGGATTGGATCGTTTGGCGTAACGTGTTTGCGGAATGATGAAGCTGTTTCTGTTCCTCTGGATTAAGCGGTAATTCAATAATTTGTCGAATTCCTTGGCGGTTAATGATAGCTGGAACACCTAGATAAACATCTTCTTCTCCATAGGAACCATCAAGTAAGGCAGAAACAGTTAAAATGCTATTTTCATTTTGGAAAATCGCTTTTGTAATCCGGACAAGTCCCATTGCAATCCCGTAATAGGTAGCCCCTTTTAAATGAATAATGTCATACGCCGCATTGCGAACATTGAAAAAGATTTGTTGTAAATCCTTCATTTTCGAGTTGTCATTCATGTACTCTTTTAATGTTTGGCCACCAATCGTTGCATGGCTCCAAACTGGAAACTCTGTATCACCGTGTTCACCCATAATATAGGCATGCACGTTCCGAGGGTCCACTTGAAAGTATGAACCAAGCAAGTAACGGAAGCGAGCAGTATCTAAAATCGTTCCGGAACCAATTACTTTTTCTTTCGGTAAGCCTGAGAATTTCCAAGAAGCATAGGACAACACGTCAACCGGATTGGTGGCAATGAGTAAAATCCCATTAAATCCACTGGCCATCACTTGCTCAATAATCGTTTGGAAAATCGCTACGTTTTTTTCGACTAAATCAAGCCGTGTCTCACCAGGTTTTTGGTTCGCTCCTGCCGTAATGACGACTAAATCCGCATCCCGGCACTCATCATATGAACCTGAGCGAATCAGCATAGGCGAAGGAGCAAACGGCATCCCATGATTTAAGTCGCGTGCATCTCCTTCGGCTTTTTTCTCGTTGACATCAATTAACACTAATTCGTGAGCAATTCCTTCATTTAACAAGGCAAAGGCGTAGCTGGAACCAACAAAACCTGTTCCAATAACGACTACTTTATTGGTAAAATTGTGAACCATCCCGATCACCTACACAAATTTATTTGTGAAATATTTCACAATGTTATTTTACCACAAGTTAGCAACGATAGTGTGACGATTTTGTGAAGACTTACTCATAAGTATTCCATCTGAATTCCATAAAAAAACTACCTTGGACAAACATCCAAGGTAGTTTTTTACGATTAATCCATCATTTGAACAAGTTTTTTCGAAATGAATAGTAAAATTAATCCAAGACCAATCGTTACAAAACCGATTAAGCTGAACACTTCTAAATAACCTAAAGAAGAAGTATAGGCAGCGAGACGGCCAGCAACAATATTCGCCACACCAGAGCTTGCAAGCCATACGCCCATTAGTAAAGAAGCGAGCTTCACTGGAGCGATTCGGCTGACTAGCGACAAGCCAACAGGTGAAAGCAGTAATTCACCGAGAGTGTGTAAGAAGTAAGTGGCGATAATAAACAGGACGTTTGCTTTAACGACGATATTTGCTTCATCGCTACCTGTTTGTAACACGGCTAAGGTTACAACTAAAAATCCAAGACCAAGTAGAATCATTCCTAATCCCATTTTCGTTGGGATACTTAAATCACCGCGTTTAGAATAGGACAGTTTTAACCAAAGAGCCGATAATATTGGAGCTAAAATAACAATAAATAACGGGTTCAATGATTGGAACCAAGAAATAGGAATTTCGTACCCGAATAAATCGCGGTCCACAAATTTCGCTGTATATAAGGTTAAAGAGCTTCCTGCTTGTTCAAAGCCTGCCCAGAAGGCAACAACGAATACGGCTAAAATGAAAATAACGGCAGTCCGTTGTTTTTCCTTTTTCGTTAATGGTTTATTTTCAACGACACCTTGATCGTTGACTTGCGGTTTACCTGTTGGTTTTTTTCCGATATCGCCAAGGTAACGGTTACCGAAAATATTGAAAATTAATTGTCCAATAATCATTCCGATAGAAGCTGCTAAGAAACCGTATTTAAAACCGTAATGTACAAATCCATCGACTGTTGTTTTAAAGAAATCTTCTGCTAAAAATCCGATGACAAGTGGAGCAAAAAACGCACCAATGTTAATTCCCATATAGAAAATCGTGAATGCCCCATCTCGACGGCGGTCATTTTCTTCGTATAATTCTCCTACTAATGTAGAGATATTTGGTTTAAAGAAACCATTACCAATAATAAGTAAGGCTAATCCAATATAAAGAGCGGTATATGTTTGGCTTGAGAACAGGGCGAAGTTACCTAATGCCATTAATATACCACCGATCGTAATGGCTAGACGTCTGCCTAAAAAGCGGTCGGATAAATAGCCCCCAACTAATGGTGTTAAATAAACGGCTCCTGTAAAGAAACCATATAACATTAACGCGGCTTCCTCTTTCATCCCTAATCCACCGCTTATAACAGCAGTTGTTAAGTAGAGAACAAGGATAGCACGCATACCATAGTAGCTAAAACGTTCCCACATTTCAGTAAAAAATAGTAGATACAATCCCGGAGGATGTTTCTTGGAGGAACGTTCTTCAGTCTGCTCATGTTGAATTTCTGCTGATGCTTGCATAATGAACCCCCAAATCAATTATTTTTTTAAAAACATGTTATTATATTAATTTACAAACAATTTAGATGTCAATAAATTAAGATAAATTGCTATTTTTTCGAAGTGTACCAAGAGTACAAAAAGACTGAATATTATCATCTGATTTCGTTTATTTATTATTTTAAAATAATTAAATCGGTAAATCGATTGTTTTTTCAGAAAAATAATACATACATAAAAAAGAACGACCTATAATGAGTCGTTCTTTTTATTAAGGAAGGAGACTTCTCCTAGCGTTATTAGATACATTTGCTGAAGGAACTGTCGGGAGAGACAGTTCCTTGACTGGAGGATAAGGAGAACGAAAAAGGAAACATTTTTTCATTCTACTCCCTCGTAGTCAAACTATTTACGGTAGTTTGGTAGAAACTTCTGGACCGTATCTCCAAAATTATACGAGTATGAGTGCCCTTATTATAAAGAAAATTCTTTTTTCTTGTCAATAGAAGTTTATTCCGCTCTAACTTACGCTAAGACTTCCGCTTCAAAATCAAAGAAGTTTAGTAGGAATTATGCGCCAGTAAGAACCTAATTATTACCCACAATGAAAGCTTTCTTTTATATAGGCTCTGTTAAACGATACTGTTGATATTTATACATTACGCTTGTGGCGGACGCTTTCCGCGGGCAAGTCGCTTCCCTCGCTACGCTCAAGTATGGGTCTTGCGGCTTCTTGTTCCCGCGGGAGTTGCCGCCGTGTGAATAACTTGCT from Bacillus sp. (in: firmicutes) harbors:
- a CDS encoding Na+/H+ antiporter NhaC family protein, with translation MEKKQGSVLALFPLVVFLSLFIGSGVMTGDFYQLPVLVAALLASAVALVMNRKESFGVKVERFAKGAGHPDIMIMVLIFLLAGAFSATAKGMGAVESTVNLALSVLPQNIMIAGLFVIAAFISLSMGTSMGTIAALAPIGVGIGEQTGISLSVAMAAVVGGAMFGDNLSIISDTTIAAVRSQQTKMKDKFKTNFFIVLPAAIVTILLFIFVTSSQEVQVTIGEFQWVKVLPYVGVLIAAIAGVNVIAVLAGGIVLAGAIGLVDGSYTLSTFVGKVAEGLNGMAEIVILTMLIGGIVEIIKHNGGIQFLLNLVSKNVRSPKGAQFSIAGLVSATNFATANNTISIIVAGPLAKQIADQYDIDARKSASILDIFSCAIQGIIPYGAQLLVAAQMASLSPLEIIPFSFYPMLIALCGALAIVFNFPSVKAKPVQSTKEVYLNN
- a CDS encoding GNAT family N-acetyltransferase, encoding MIRRMTQRDIPAVQHVARESWHATYAGIIPKHVQDDFLHNAYSDEQMVRRLQHSHLWVAEKDGEVVGYANFSPVTDGKVELGAIYLLPAYQGQGIGTALLNRGLQELLDVKEVWVNVEKQNRIGRTFYEAKGFQLVKEFTEDFAGHQLQTVRMVLKVNGKKS
- a CDS encoding SIMPL domain-containing protein (The SIMPL domain is named for its presence in mouse protein SIMPL (signalling molecule that associates with mouse pelle-like kinase). Bacterial member BP26, from Brucella, was shown to assemble into a channel-like structure, while YggE from E. coli has been associated with resistance to oxidative stress.), whose product is MYYPPTVKKEDGRKKRTLLVYGEGTVTAQPDQAKLTLGVSTTNENVQSAQQENAVRMNQVITSIVNLGVPRDDIQTSQYRITPQYDYVDGKRIFRGYEVVNLVEVTINDLTMVGTILDTAVQQGANQIGNIQFLVSQPEQYYQQALIQAVHQSFKKARAIVSAIRVTLDETPISITELTEDRPLTLVKAATYDTYEEITPISPGTLDITAKVKSEFKYY
- a CDS encoding L-lactate dehydrogenase is translated as MVHNFTNKVVVIGTGFVGSSYAFALLNEGIAHELVLIDVNEKKAEGDARDLNHGMPFAPSPMLIRSGSYDECRDADLVVITAGANQKPGETRLDLVEKNVAIFQTIIEQVMASGFNGILLIATNPVDVLSYASWKFSGLPKEKVIGSGTILDTARFRYLLGSYFQVDPRNVHAYIMGEHGDTEFPVWSHATIGGQTLKEYMNDNSKMKDLQQIFFNVRNAAYDIIHLKGATYYGIAMGLVRITKAIFQNENSILTVSALLDGSYGEEDVYLGVPAIINRQGIRQIIELPLNPEEQKQLHHSANTLRQTIQSVNIR
- a CDS encoding peptide MFS transporter, whose product is MQASAEIQHEQTEERSSKKHPPGLYLLFFTEMWERFSYYGMRAILVLYLTTAVISGGLGMKEEAALMLYGFFTGAVYLTPLVGGYLSDRFLGRRLAITIGGILMALGNFALFSSQTYTALYIGLALLIIGNGFFKPNISTLVGELYEENDRRRDGAFTIFYMGINIGAFFAPLVIGFLAEDFFKTTVDGFVHYGFKYGFLAASIGMIIGQLIFNIFGNRYLGDIGKKPTGKPQVNDQGVVENKPLTKKEKQRTAVIFILAVFVVAFWAGFEQAGSSLTLYTAKFVDRDLFGYEIPISWFQSLNPLFIVILAPILSALWLKLSYSKRGDLSIPTKMGLGMILLGLGFLVVTLAVLQTGSDEANIVVKANVLFIIATYFLHTLGELLLSPVGLSLVSRIAPVKLASLLMGVWLASSGVANIVAGRLAAYTSSLGYLEVFSLIGFVTIGLGLILLFISKKLVQMMD